A region of Litoribacterium kuwaitense DNA encodes the following proteins:
- a CDS encoding GerAB/ArcD/ProY family transporter, protein MTSHIKKQFRVSPFFVLFLVHGAQTGIFILNFQHSLVPYVGYDAWLSLLLAAGLSHIIIALIYVAMKRSGGSIDRLHDRIFGRVLGRALLMLLSIGYFVGAFLILRTYIQIIQTWVFPDMIIWLFALVLLLLVGYIVAGGFRVVTGITVYSVFIPSFLLFVVFFPMQYAQYSPLLPVFTSSVTNIWQAALGMMPAFFGYLFIIFYYPFINEPEKSQKWAHLANLISFALYVVTAFVSFSFFSPNQLMDHIWPTLSLLQVVTLPFVERFEIITIAFWLLILLPYTCLAIWAGTKMLKRLTGARQRTYVWIVIAGIYISLLLITQPEKLNMFADFYRAYGVVVLFIYVPVLALGALFKGEGRKRNET, encoded by the coding sequence GTGACTTCTCATATTAAAAAGCAATTTCGCGTGTCTCCTTTTTTTGTTCTGTTTTTAGTGCATGGCGCACAAACAGGTATTTTTATTTTAAATTTCCAACATTCTCTTGTGCCATACGTTGGCTATGATGCTTGGTTGAGCCTCCTTTTAGCTGCTGGTTTATCTCATATCATCATTGCGCTCATTTATGTGGCGATGAAGCGATCGGGTGGAAGTATTGATCGGTTGCATGACCGTATTTTTGGGCGCGTTCTTGGGCGCGCCTTATTAATGCTGTTAAGTATTGGTTATTTTGTAGGTGCATTTCTAATTTTGCGGACCTATATTCAAATTATACAAACGTGGGTTTTTCCAGATATGATCATTTGGCTGTTTGCTCTCGTCTTATTATTACTTGTAGGGTATATTGTTGCAGGAGGATTTCGGGTGGTGACAGGGATTACGGTATATAGCGTTTTCATCCCTTCATTTCTTCTTTTCGTTGTATTTTTCCCGATGCAATATGCGCAGTACTCTCCATTACTCCCCGTGTTTACAAGCTCAGTCACAAATATCTGGCAGGCTGCTTTAGGAATGATGCCTGCATTCTTCGGTTATCTATTCATTATTTTTTATTATCCCTTTATTAATGAGCCGGAAAAATCACAGAAATGGGCGCACTTAGCAAACTTAATATCGTTTGCGTTGTATGTTGTAACGGCATTTGTCAGCTTCAGCTTTTTTAGTCCAAATCAATTGATGGATCATATTTGGCCGACGCTGTCATTGCTGCAAGTTGTCACCTTGCCTTTTGTTGAGAGGTTCGAGATCATTACGATTGCTTTTTGGCTTTTAATTTTACTGCCTTACACATGTTTAGCGATTTGGGCAGGAACGAAAATGCTAAAACGACTTACGGGCGCTCGACAGCGAACGTATGTATGGATCGTGATTGCAGGAATCTACATCTCGCTTCTTCTTATTACTCAACCCGAAAAGTTAAATATGTTTGCAGATTTTTATAGAGCGTATGGCGTTGTTGTTCTGTTTATATACGTGCCTGTTTTAGCGCTGGGTGCTCTATTTAAAGGGGAGGGGAGGAAAAGGAATGAAACGTAA
- a CDS encoding Ger(x)C family spore germination protein, translating into MKRKGLFFILCTFLLLQSSCGATPKILDDVQLATVIGLDPAENHDVKMTISFPVFNPDETTTNETFTTQARTLNENLNGAGAQSSKVIETGKLDTIVINEELAKQGITDYLDFLKRGANTGAKLYIVISESPAQSLLKGEYAAQDLGVYLDSMLQQNMNKRMIPEMNLHLYQYALFSTGGDPILPILKQSKDVVEISGIAIMDKDKFVEKIPFEDTFYFNAIYDDVAKGAHRAKDEEGNIAYIRRIDSIRTVNFNKKDHSLTLSVDMEGEVLEYTGSHFTEERSKEVEENLKNRIEEKGLQMLKRFQELNVDPLGFGDDIQGRAGFSWQEWQQTYPNLKMNVTANVIIVNKGISE; encoded by the coding sequence ATGAAACGTAAAGGTCTTTTCTTTATTTTGTGCACCTTTCTTTTGCTACAGTCGAGTTGCGGTGCCACACCTAAAATACTTGATGATGTACAACTTGCAACCGTCATCGGGCTTGATCCAGCTGAAAATCATGATGTGAAGATGACCATTTCTTTTCCGGTGTTTAACCCCGACGAGACGACAACAAACGAAACGTTTACGACACAAGCGCGAACGTTAAATGAGAACCTTAACGGAGCAGGGGCTCAGTCTTCAAAAGTGATTGAAACTGGAAAACTGGATACGATTGTGATCAACGAGGAATTAGCGAAGCAAGGCATTACAGACTATCTTGATTTCTTAAAGCGTGGGGCTAATACGGGTGCCAAGCTTTACATTGTGATCTCGGAAAGCCCGGCTCAAAGTCTGCTTAAAGGAGAATACGCAGCGCAAGACCTAGGCGTTTATTTAGACAGCATGCTGCAACAAAATATGAACAAAAGAATGATTCCTGAAATGAACCTTCATTTGTATCAATACGCTCTATTTTCTACGGGCGGAGACCCAATCTTGCCGATTTTAAAACAGAGCAAAGATGTCGTTGAAATTTCTGGAATTGCAATTATGGACAAGGACAAATTTGTCGAAAAAATCCCCTTTGAAGACACTTTTTACTTTAACGCCATTTACGATGATGTAGCAAAAGGGGCACATCGGGCAAAAGACGAAGAAGGGAATATCGCCTATATTCGACGAATTGATTCAATCCGCACAGTCAATTTTAATAAGAAAGATCATTCGTTGACGTTGTCTGTTGATATGGAGGGAGAAGTCCTAGAATATACGGGGTCTCATTTTACAGAAGAGCGTAGCAAAGAAGTTGAGGAAAACTTAAAAAATCGAATTGAGGAAAAAGGATTACAAATGCTTAAACGTTTTCAAGAATTAAATGTTGATCCACTTGGATTTGGAGATGATATTCAAGGACGTGCAGGCTTTTCTTGGCAGGAATGGCAGCAAACCTACCCAAACCTAAAAATGAACGTAACCGCGAACGTAATCATTGTAAATAAAGGAATTTCAGAATAA
- a CDS encoding S-layer homology domain-containing protein, which translates to MKKIAAMITAFLVVLAPLIPASADSGDVYQTDDVLGRGEFFNQITEQLDVEPNDEPFFWPADIDETSPYADSVKALMQRGVLEGYPGNKIQPERPLFDIEAAAILARLLHVDEDTAVADLVDTFGLSIEDGTFTTQTEVDEIFTKALVSDESALEWVNRSTEASIDVASFNASADMTMEMKFDDETMQMMEELGEEAAAMFSMDATFDMSVDLDTGIHQVITVQMPFEDPELPAEMTIEQYLVEDGIYMSIPLSESGEKEWMKIPADEAYTMPFDEMLTMQADSLEFYEQLNNEFFFYKDLGEEDGLRNIAFRGVIPSITELLEALQMQMGEEELSLEMMMPGDASVGMSGQMWIEESSAAVTRQVADMTISMDEESMGFSGMDIFFDMTMTDYNEAGPIELPEAAENAEELSFEDTMMVE; encoded by the coding sequence ATGAAAAAGATTGCTGCAATGATAACAGCATTTCTCGTCGTATTGGCGCCTTTAATTCCTGCCAGTGCCGACAGCGGAGACGTTTATCAGACTGATGACGTACTCGGACGAGGGGAATTTTTTAACCAAATCACTGAGCAGCTAGATGTTGAGCCAAATGATGAGCCTTTTTTCTGGCCAGCAGATATTGATGAAACATCGCCATACGCTGATTCAGTGAAAGCGCTCATGCAAAGAGGCGTTTTGGAAGGATATCCAGGAAACAAAATTCAGCCAGAGCGTCCACTTTTTGATATTGAAGCCGCGGCGATCTTAGCCCGATTACTTCATGTTGATGAAGATACAGCTGTGGCGGATCTAGTAGATACTTTTGGTCTGTCTATTGAGGACGGCACGTTTACAACCCAAACAGAAGTCGATGAAATCTTTACGAAAGCACTTGTGAGCGATGAAAGCGCCTTGGAATGGGTGAATCGTTCCACTGAAGCGTCTATCGATGTTGCGTCTTTTAACGCAAGTGCAGATATGACAATGGAAATGAAGTTTGATGACGAAACGATGCAAATGATGGAAGAATTAGGCGAAGAAGCAGCTGCTATGTTTTCTATGGATGCGACATTTGACATGAGTGTTGATTTAGACACTGGAATTCACCAAGTCATTACGGTACAAATGCCGTTTGAAGACCCTGAGCTTCCAGCTGAAATGACAATTGAGCAGTATCTAGTAGAAGATGGGATTTACATGTCCATTCCTCTTTCAGAATCTGGTGAGAAAGAATGGATGAAGATCCCAGCAGATGAAGCTTACACAATGCCATTCGATGAAATGCTTACAATGCAGGCAGACAGCCTTGAGTTTTATGAGCAGCTCAACAATGAGTTTTTCTTCTACAAAGATTTAGGCGAAGAAGACGGCTTGCGTAACATTGCATTTCGCGGTGTCATTCCTTCGATCACTGAACTTTTAGAAGCATTGCAAATGCAAATGGGTGAGGAAGAGCTTTCCCTAGAAATGATGATGCCAGGAGATGCATCTGTTGGTATGAGCGGTCAAATGTGGATTGAAGAGAGTTCTGCGGCTGTTACTCGTCAAGTCGCTGACATGACGATTTCAATGGATGAGGAATCTATGGGCTTTTCCGGCATGGATATTTTCTTTGACATGACAATGACGGATTATAATGAAGCCGGCCCAATTGAATTACCAGAAGCAGCAGAAAATGCTGAAGAGCTATCTTTTGAAGATACAATGATGGTTGAATAA
- a CDS encoding helix-turn-helix domain-containing protein: MTPINLQRIRQEHNVSRQAIADQLGLTPQAYGNYENGRRQPSLSILCQLADLFNVSLDELVGRQSPLNSPLRGRFVYVGELSEENLLKIDAFVKELHRKENFEKKHL; this comes from the coding sequence ATGACCCCTATCAATCTACAGCGCATCCGACAAGAACATAATGTTTCGCGACAAGCCATAGCTGATCAATTAGGATTAACACCTCAAGCCTATGGAAACTATGAAAATGGTCGCAGACAGCCGAGCCTTTCTATTTTATGTCAGCTCGCTGACCTTTTTAATGTTTCGTTAGACGAGCTTGTTGGCAGACAAAGCCCATTAAACTCCCCATTAAGAGGGCGCTTTGTTTACGTAGGTGAGCTCTCTGAAGAAAACCTTCTCAAAATTGACGCCTTTGTAAAAGAATTGCACCGCAAAGAAAACTTTGAAAAAAAGCATCTCTAG
- a CDS encoding single-stranded DNA-binding protein encodes MSLIVNQMLLVGRLTRPPELRYTTNEGVAMTRFMLAVNRSFKNNEGEYDVDFIPCTAWRTLAETTAEYCEKGSLVAVTGRLRSYTFESDNGQKVEQLEIVASSVQFLESKEVREKRKAQQTPFS; translated from the coding sequence ATGAGTCTTATCGTTAACCAAATGCTCTTAGTCGGTAGACTGACGCGCCCCCCAGAGCTTCGATATACGACAAATGAAGGGGTGGCGATGACCCGCTTCATGCTCGCTGTAAACCGTTCATTCAAAAATAATGAAGGTGAGTACGACGTTGATTTTATTCCATGCACAGCGTGGCGTACGCTTGCAGAGACGACCGCTGAATATTGTGAGAAAGGGTCTCTCGTTGCTGTGACAGGGCGGTTGCGTTCTTACACGTTTGAAAGTGACAATGGACAAAAGGTCGAACAGTTAGAAATTGTTGCGAGTTCAGTGCAGTTTCTTGAGTCAAAAGAAGTACGGGAAAAGCGAAAGGCGCAGCAAACCCCGTTTTCATAA
- a CDS encoding methyl-accepting chemotaxis protein translates to MGIRGKLLTTMVLVITIPLIVLGTVIFMQTSTGMQENTQNHLQTEMGLKINNAETVNSRMAEVTTQILLNNSIQEGLAHFNAGELSYDTLQFRQETEDFLFSLTHGNDLIANVALIKADGSMITSRGQSSLLSEEELNNLNNQDWYKRAEELSGKGFWVASEEDFVEEGERVSYVRLLNSMSSSDPLAVIRISIHPDQLLTSLGQAEENIEDALARGETEEGETTDSSTQPRGVVYNENTGVNFIVLNKNNQNFLNPNEPLHEDFIQEIQEIELERDQPVIQSINVDGEEQIAVLQNVKGTDLTLASVIPLTHILGSVNTVKIWTIVTGIILVLLALVIGTLMAIHITRPLNQLRDAMKKVEDGDLTVKADIKAKGEIQQLAGSFNTMVSQLATVVLSVKEATTGLKTSSDRLTVNSATVNQASNEISQAVEQIAVGASDQSESVNAGASITDTLSEKIQEVVASIQTVRQSAMNAEKAGNEGQQKVTYLTESSSESMSRLQEMAAEIETLEKESEKIDSIVETITDIANQTNLLALNASIEAARVGEAGRGFAVVATEIRHLAEQVQTASQEIAHIVHSTRSDMNRVAGQMNEVRTLFESQGELIDSNADAFTQIITGIDDVKHEMAQLDEGAKEMLTYREQIVEMMELSANVSEETAATCEEVSASAEEQMASVSELTHQIKEMDHEINDLQGRISSFHIEEQPHMHERKMSDHTALQLVEDDVVEEIASTSDHEDDYESSSYDSKEDGVPESEFTEQSDQHHVEENNEEKDHTQR, encoded by the coding sequence ATGGGAATCCGTGGAAAACTGCTCACAACTATGGTCTTAGTCATCACTATCCCGTTAATTGTGTTAGGGACTGTGATTTTTATGCAAACATCAACAGGGATGCAAGAAAATACGCAAAACCATTTGCAAACAGAAATGGGGTTAAAAATCAATAATGCGGAAACGGTCAACTCGCGTATGGCCGAGGTGACGACGCAAATCTTACTGAACAACAGTATTCAAGAGGGTTTGGCTCATTTTAATGCAGGGGAATTAAGCTATGATACATTACAATTCAGACAGGAGACGGAAGACTTCTTATTTTCTTTAACACACGGTAATGATCTTATTGCAAATGTTGCCTTAATTAAAGCGGATGGCTCGATGATTACGAGCAGGGGGCAATCTTCTTTGTTGTCTGAAGAAGAATTAAATAACCTTAACAATCAGGATTGGTATAAAAGGGCGGAAGAGCTTTCAGGAAAAGGGTTTTGGGTAGCCTCTGAAGAGGACTTCGTCGAAGAGGGAGAGCGCGTCAGCTATGTTCGTTTGCTGAACAGCATGAGTAGTAGTGATCCGTTAGCAGTGATCCGGATTTCCATTCATCCAGATCAATTGTTAACCTCTTTAGGGCAAGCTGAAGAAAATATTGAAGACGCCTTAGCCAGAGGAGAAACTGAAGAAGGCGAGACAACTGACTCATCGACACAACCGAGGGGTGTCGTTTACAACGAAAACACAGGAGTCAATTTTATCGTCTTAAATAAAAACAATCAAAATTTTTTGAATCCAAATGAACCACTTCATGAGGATTTCATTCAAGAAATTCAAGAAATAGAGCTAGAAAGAGATCAGCCAGTCATCCAAAGTATAAATGTAGATGGAGAAGAGCAAATCGCTGTACTTCAAAACGTTAAAGGAACAGATTTGACCTTAGCGAGTGTCATTCCTCTCACGCACATACTCGGTAGTGTAAATACGGTGAAAATATGGACGATTGTTACAGGCATTATTTTAGTTTTGTTAGCACTTGTGATCGGCACTTTGATGGCAATCCATATTACTCGACCGTTAAATCAATTAAGAGACGCAATGAAAAAGGTAGAGGATGGAGATTTAACTGTAAAGGCAGATATAAAAGCCAAAGGAGAGATTCAACAACTTGCTGGCAGCTTTAATACGATGGTCTCTCAACTAGCAACAGTTGTCCTCAGTGTTAAGGAGGCGACGACAGGATTGAAGACCTCCAGTGATCGCCTGACAGTCAATTCAGCTACGGTTAATCAAGCATCAAATGAAATCTCTCAAGCGGTTGAACAAATTGCAGTTGGCGCCAGCGACCAATCTGAGTCGGTGAATGCTGGTGCAAGTATTACCGACACGCTCTCTGAGAAAATTCAAGAAGTCGTTGCGTCGATTCAAACGGTTCGTCAATCGGCAATGAATGCGGAAAAAGCAGGGAATGAAGGACAGCAAAAAGTCACTTATTTAACCGAATCATCATCAGAAAGCATGAGTCGACTTCAGGAAATGGCTGCTGAAATCGAAACGCTTGAAAAAGAGTCTGAAAAAATTGATTCGATTGTTGAAACAATTACTGACATTGCTAATCAAACGAATTTACTGGCATTAAATGCATCGATTGAGGCGGCACGTGTCGGTGAAGCCGGTCGTGGCTTTGCGGTTGTCGCTACTGAAATTCGACACCTTGCAGAGCAAGTGCAAACTGCTTCGCAAGAAATTGCGCATATCGTTCATTCAACGCGGTCAGATATGAATCGTGTAGCCGGTCAGATGAATGAGGTTCGCACGTTATTTGAGTCACAAGGTGAACTGATTGATTCCAACGCGGATGCGTTCACACAAATCATTACTGGGATTGATGATGTCAAACACGAAATGGCTCAGTTAGATGAGGGAGCAAAAGAGATGCTGACGTATCGTGAGCAGATTGTTGAAATGATGGAGCTCAGCGCAAATGTGTCTGAAGAGACAGCAGCGACTTGTGAAGAGGTGTCTGCATCTGCCGAGGAGCAAATGGCATCTGTCAGTGAACTAACGCATCAAATTAAAGAAATGGACCATGAAATTAATGATTTACAAGGTCGAATTTCTTCCTTTCATATTGAAGAACAACCGCACATGCACGAACGAAAAATGAGTGATCACACAGCACTTCAGCTAGTCGAAGACGACGTCGTAGAAGAAATTGCTTCAACGAGTGATCATGAGGATGATTACGAGTCATCGTCTTATGATAGTAAAGAAGACGGTGTTCCGGAAAGTGAGTTCACTGAGCAATCCGACCAGCATCACGTTGAAGAAAACAATGAAGAAAAAGATCACACGCAACGATAA
- a CDS encoding sugar phosphate isomerase/epimerase family protein, translating to MAAKLGLQLFTLREECAEDFVGTLEKVAALGYEGVEFAGYYGMSAADLKHELDRLNLTAISAHVPIPQLRDNLADTIAYQKAIGAKYIVCPYLSEEDRQKYKELVPLFKEVAAACQKEGMTFGYHHHDFELEPYEGTDGLSYLLTHLSAEELIAEFDVYWLRKAGKSPVEWLRAHKGRTPLVHLKDMTQDGSFAALGEGDTDIQAILAEEKSSEVEWWIVEQDVTPGPALESVAKSREYLKTIYR from the coding sequence ATGGCAGCAAAATTAGGCTTACAACTGTTTACACTGCGAGAAGAATGTGCAGAGGACTTCGTTGGAACACTCGAGAAGGTGGCGGCTTTAGGTTACGAAGGGGTAGAATTTGCCGGGTACTATGGTATGTCAGCGGCAGATTTAAAACACGAGTTGGATCGACTTAATTTGACAGCGATTTCAGCGCATGTACCTATTCCACAGCTACGCGATAACCTTGCTGATACGATTGCTTATCAAAAGGCAATCGGTGCAAAGTATATCGTTTGTCCTTACCTTAGTGAAGAAGATCGTCAAAAGTACAAGGAGCTTGTTCCTTTATTTAAAGAAGTGGCCGCGGCTTGTCAAAAAGAAGGGATGACCTTTGGGTACCATCATCATGATTTCGAGCTGGAGCCATACGAAGGGACGGACGGTTTAAGCTATTTGCTTACTCATTTGTCAGCCGAAGAGCTTATTGCTGAATTTGATGTGTATTGGCTTCGTAAAGCTGGAAAATCACCAGTGGAATGGTTGCGGGCCCACAAAGGACGTACTCCACTCGTTCATTTAAAAGATATGACGCAAGACGGCTCCTTTGCAGCGCTTGGAGAAGGGGATACAGACATTCAAGCCATTCTGGCAGAAGAGAAAAGCAGTGAGGTAGAATGGTGGATTGTTGAGCAAGATGTGACACCTGGCCCTGCGCTTGAATCTGTCGCAAAAAGCAGAGAATATTTGAAGACGATTTACAGATAA
- a CDS encoding sugar phosphate isomerase/epimerase family protein — translation MKLGVFTVLYQDLAFEDMLDKVKAMGIEAVEVGTGAYPGQAHAPLEDLLADDAKVKAFQEAITSRGLTLSGLSFHGNPLHPDPEFAKKSHESWRNTVLLAEKLGLDVVNGFSGCPGDSETSKNPNWVTCAWPPEYAEVLEWQWTEKVIPYWQEEAAFAKEHGIQKIAFEMHPGFVVYNPETLLRLRAAVGDIIGANFDPSHLVWQGIDPVEAIKHLGKENAIFHFHAKDVYVDEANKSINGVLDTKHYGQVLDRSWTFRTCGYGQNEKLWRDMISALQMVNYDYVMSIEHEDMLASIDEGLQSAIDFLKPLLFTEKPAEAWWA, via the coding sequence ATGAAACTTGGTGTTTTTACAGTACTTTATCAAGACTTAGCTTTTGAAGACATGCTTGATAAAGTGAAAGCGATGGGGATTGAAGCTGTAGAAGTAGGTACAGGAGCATATCCTGGACAGGCTCACGCACCTCTTGAAGATTTGTTGGCAGATGACGCAAAAGTTAAAGCGTTTCAAGAAGCCATTACCTCAAGAGGTCTCACTTTAAGCGGGTTAAGTTTTCATGGAAACCCATTGCATCCAGATCCTGAATTCGCAAAAAAATCTCATGAAAGCTGGAGAAATACGGTCCTATTGGCTGAGAAGCTAGGTCTTGATGTTGTCAACGGATTTTCTGGATGCCCAGGAGACTCTGAAACTTCGAAAAATCCAAACTGGGTCACGTGTGCCTGGCCTCCTGAATATGCTGAGGTTTTAGAGTGGCAATGGACAGAAAAAGTAATTCCTTATTGGCAAGAGGAAGCTGCTTTTGCAAAGGAACATGGTATTCAAAAAATTGCTTTTGAAATGCATCCAGGATTTGTTGTTTATAATCCGGAGACACTCTTACGTTTGCGGGCGGCCGTCGGTGACATCATTGGAGCAAACTTTGATCCAAGTCACCTCGTTTGGCAAGGAATCGATCCTGTTGAAGCGATAAAGCATCTTGGCAAAGAAAATGCAATTTTCCACTTCCACGCGAAGGACGTTTATGTAGATGAAGCGAATAAGAGCATTAATGGTGTCCTCGATACGAAGCATTACGGTCAAGTCTTAGATCGTTCATGGACGTTCCGTACGTGCGGCTACGGACAAAACGAAAAGCTTTGGCGGGACATGATTTCTGCGTTACAGATGGTCAATTACGATTATGTCATGTCAATTGAGCATGAGGACATGCTTGCTTCCATTGATGAAGGGCTCCAAAGTGCCATTGATTTCTTAAAGCCTTTACTATTTACAGAAAAACCAGCGGAAGCTTGGTGGGCATAA
- the comX gene encoding competence pheromone ComX, with the protein MKYAIQLLLDKPELMEKLKAGKLTCIGFSEEEQQTLLNAFVAKERTTSRFDSNTQP; encoded by the coding sequence ATGAAGTATGCGATTCAGTTACTGCTTGATAAGCCGGAGCTCATGGAAAAGCTGAAGGCTGGAAAACTGACGTGCATCGGCTTTTCAGAGGAAGAACAGCAAACATTGTTAAACGCCTTCGTCGCAAAAGAACGGACAACCAGTCGGTTTGACAGCAATACACAACCATAG
- a CDS encoding sensor histidine kinase: protein MKKEMNHLKEHVLDSVHLIRETCNELRPPFLAEQGIHQALEHLIQRTQLSANFRVEYSFAEQTYPLNDDISMTIFRMVQELLNNAMKHSNANVVQLTLRFDGQGIWYIQYKDDGVGMDVEQIKNYDQHMGIYSIRERVNALGGRARFNSTLGYGLTVDIHLPHEENIEKIAE, encoded by the coding sequence TTGAAAAAGGAAATGAATCATTTAAAAGAGCATGTCCTCGACAGCGTCCACCTTATTCGCGAAACGTGTAATGAGCTGAGACCCCCTTTTTTGGCAGAACAAGGCATTCATCAAGCGCTCGAGCATCTCATTCAACGCACACAGCTGTCGGCGAACTTTCGAGTTGAATATTCGTTTGCTGAGCAGACGTATCCCCTCAATGATGATATATCCATGACCATATTTCGCATGGTTCAGGAGCTGTTGAATAATGCAATGAAACATTCAAACGCGAACGTCGTCCAATTAACGCTTCGTTTCGATGGTCAAGGAATTTGGTACATTCAATATAAAGACGACGGCGTTGGCATGGATGTGGAGCAAATTAAAAATTACGATCAGCATATGGGTATTTACAGCATAAGGGAGCGTGTCAATGCGCTTGGTGGTCGAGCTCGATTTAACTCAACACTTGGATACGGTTTAACCGTTGATATCCACCTGCCTCATGAAGAGAATATTGAAAAAATCGCTGAATAA
- a CDS encoding response regulator transcription factor has translation MRILIVDDHPAVGEGTKAMLQEEQFDVDVMVSAGDVLRLIKEENECYDLFLFDLYMPEMNGLELTKHIRRQLPDAIVLIYTGFDIHDHFNMVVEAGASGFLSKTASKAQLLRAIYCALDEEAVLPLSLFRQLRKRSTDVSLQRAENEESLQLNGKERSILEHVYKGQTNREIALELHMSQRTVEHHLTKVFQKLSVRSRTEAMLRAKELGLLNILS, from the coding sequence ATGCGAATTTTAATTGTCGATGATCACCCAGCTGTAGGTGAAGGGACAAAAGCGATGCTTCAAGAGGAGCAGTTTGATGTCGATGTGATGGTCAGTGCCGGAGACGTTTTGCGACTCATTAAGGAAGAAAACGAATGTTACGACCTGTTTTTATTTGACTTATATATGCCAGAAATGAATGGTCTTGAGCTAACGAAGCACATTCGCAGACAACTCCCTGATGCGATCGTGCTCATTTATACGGGGTTTGATATTCATGACCACTTTAATATGGTTGTCGAAGCAGGTGCTTCGGGATTTTTAAGTAAAACAGCGTCTAAGGCACAGCTGCTTAGAGCGATCTATTGTGCGCTCGATGAAGAAGCGGTCCTTCCGCTCTCATTGTTTCGTCAGCTCCGTAAAAGAAGCACGGATGTGTCATTGCAGCGAGCAGAAAATGAAGAAAGCTTGCAGCTCAATGGAAAAGAGCGTTCCATTTTAGAACACGTATATAAAGGACAGACGAATCGCGAAATCGCGCTCGAACTTCATATGAGTCAGCGGACGGTGGAGCATCATCTAACGAAAGTCTTTCAAAAGCTGTCGGTACGGTCGCGGACAGAAGCGATGTTGCGTGCGAAAGAGCTCGGTTTGTTAAACATCCTGTCGTAA
- a CDS encoding TetR/AcrR family transcriptional regulator, with amino-acid sequence MNEKKKRIIESALSLVGEKGFHATSMQDIAKKSGMSKGALYLHFSSKDELNVAMHTYYHERFHEMVVNISADPSLTPKERLIKQIESLFLMLEEHKAALHVFIQDNLLLAQGTKAIRFIEKEKCESAEWLIAAVKSIVPAEAEKYAYDISNFVEAYLLSYIKMLLIERFDVKPTEFAHYVMRRIDDVVAGLLQRDEMVLQDVQAAQLKVGVKSVHHELSDLETEIEKSQLDKDKKAELHVMLDVLTHELNKDAPQKIVFQGMLSTLDEYPEFKDNQSRILAMVERMLSMKEKEKTDEKST; translated from the coding sequence TTGAATGAAAAAAAGAAACGAATTATTGAATCCGCACTGTCGTTAGTTGGTGAAAAAGGCTTTCATGCGACATCGATGCAAGATATCGCTAAGAAAAGCGGTATGTCAAAAGGAGCGCTTTACTTACACTTTTCGTCTAAAGATGAGCTGAACGTAGCAATGCATACGTACTATCATGAACGCTTTCATGAAATGGTTGTCAATATTTCTGCCGACCCTTCGTTAACTCCGAAAGAACGATTGATCAAGCAAATCGAAAGCCTGTTTCTCATGCTTGAAGAACACAAAGCGGCATTGCACGTTTTTATCCAAGATAACCTCTTGCTTGCTCAAGGCACGAAAGCCATCCGATTTATCGAAAAAGAGAAATGTGAATCGGCTGAATGGCTGATTGCTGCGGTCAAATCCATCGTGCCAGCAGAAGCAGAGAAATACGCTTACGATATCAGCAATTTTGTGGAAGCCTACCTTTTATCATACATAAAAATGCTGTTAATCGAAAGGTTTGACGTAAAGCCGACAGAATTTGCTCACTATGTGATGCGGAGAATAGACGACGTTGTAGCAGGACTCTTACAAAGAGATGAAATGGTGTTACAGGATGTACAAGCAGCGCAACTTAAAGTGGGCGTCAAGTCTGTTCATCATGAACTGTCCGATTTGGAAACGGAGATTGAAAAAAGCCAGTTGGATAAAGATAAAAAGGCTGAGCTCCATGTGATGCTGGACGTTTTGACCCATGAGCTGAACAAGGACGCGCCACAGAAGATCGTTTTTCAAGGGATGCTCTCGACACTCGACGAGTACCCGGAATTTAAAGACAATCAATCTCGTATTCTAGCAATGGTTGAAAGAATGTTATCCATGAAGGAGAAGGAGAAAACAGATGAGAAATCAACGTAA